The proteins below are encoded in one region of bacterium:
- a CDS encoding VacJ family lipoprotein — protein MRRSAGPTWATLGVLALLLLFGGAEARASQPDPLFDDPEGAEVPSGFPDPFEPINRAVFGFNQQVDRFVLAPLDHAYVAAVPEGGRRAVRRALANLDAPVVFVNDLLQLDPGRAIVTLTRFGVNTTLGVLGFFDVAAVMGIEGHRTDFAETMALVGIPSGPFLVLPVLGPTTARDGTGFLVDLAFQPITYLLTPAVVIVLTAAREGGAGFASYDENAGALRALRESSVDFYAAVRNAYYQNAMGQIGSRRAAQQRDAAAPAWRTSLLGALTFAPARGEIRDLAPQSRY, from the coding sequence GTGAGGCGGAGCGCCGGCCCGACGTGGGCGACCCTCGGCGTCCTGGCGCTGCTGCTGCTCTTCGGGGGGGCCGAGGCGCGGGCGAGCCAGCCGGATCCGCTGTTCGACGATCCCGAGGGCGCCGAGGTGCCGTCGGGGTTCCCCGATCCCTTCGAGCCGATCAACCGCGCCGTCTTCGGCTTCAACCAGCAGGTCGATCGCTTCGTCCTGGCGCCGCTCGATCACGCCTACGTCGCCGCGGTCCCGGAGGGCGGCCGTCGCGCCGTGCGCCGCGCGCTCGCCAACCTCGATGCCCCGGTCGTCTTCGTGAACGACCTGCTGCAGCTCGATCCGGGCCGGGCGATCGTCACCCTGACCCGCTTCGGCGTGAACACGACGCTCGGCGTGCTCGGCTTCTTCGACGTCGCGGCGGTGATGGGTATCGAGGGGCATCGCACCGACTTCGCCGAGACGATGGCGCTCGTCGGCATCCCGAGCGGGCCGTTCCTCGTGCTGCCCGTGCTCGGCCCGACGACGGCGCGCGACGGCACCGGCTTCCTCGTCGATCTGGCCTTCCAGCCGATCACCTATCTGCTCACCCCGGCGGTCGTGATCGTCCTCACGGCCGCGCGCGAGGGCGGGGCGGGCTTCGCCAGCTACGACGAGAACGCCGGCGCGCTGCGGGCGCTGCGCGAATCGAGCGTCGACTTCTACGCCGCGGTCCGCAACGCCTACTACCAGAACGCGATGGGGCAGATCGGCTCGCGCCGTGCGGCGCAGCAGCGCGACGCGGCCGCGCCGGCGTGGCGGACGTCGCTACTGGGGGCGCTGACGTTCGCCCCGGCCCGCGGCGAGATCCGCGATCTTGCCCCGCAGAGTCGCTACTAG
- the nuoH gene encoding NADH-quinone oxidoreductase subunit NuoH, which produces MLVAGGLVVFGFVLPIAGVTTWVERRLMARLQSRVGPNRTGPIGILQWLADGVKSLLKEDVVPAAADARLFRAAPYVVMVGFVATFACLPFTQDLVVADLNVGVVYVTAVTALVVVGILMAGWASNNKWSLLGGVRSAAQIVSYEIPAGLSIVPVVLLSGTLSMQGIILEQGAAPWTWYVFDSPFTFVAFLVFFTAALAEGNRTPFDLPEAESELVAGFATEYSGMRSLLFFMAEWGNLYVIGALATTLFLGGWQIPWALDGRPVLRNLLQLGTFFAKAYTVGVLLPIWLRWTLPRVRVDQMMAMCWKYLVPVALVNLVGTAVWMVVFPVGVPAVRGALCGLAVVLAALFVRRVAFHLRHAGLGRAHLSWNPLGTARSPG; this is translated from the coding sequence ATGCTCGTCGCCGGCGGGCTCGTCGTCTTCGGCTTCGTGCTGCCGATCGCGGGCGTGACGACGTGGGTCGAGCGGCGCCTCATGGCGCGGCTCCAGAGCCGCGTCGGCCCGAACCGCACGGGTCCGATCGGCATCCTCCAGTGGCTCGCCGACGGCGTGAAGAGCCTGCTGAAGGAGGACGTCGTGCCGGCGGCGGCCGACGCGCGCCTCTTCCGGGCGGCGCCGTACGTCGTCATGGTCGGCTTCGTCGCGACCTTCGCCTGCCTGCCGTTCACGCAGGACCTCGTCGTCGCGGATCTGAACGTCGGCGTCGTCTACGTGACCGCGGTCACGGCGCTCGTCGTCGTCGGCATCCTCATGGCCGGCTGGGCGTCGAACAACAAATGGTCGCTGCTCGGCGGCGTGCGCTCGGCGGCGCAGATCGTGAGCTACGAGATCCCGGCCGGGCTCTCGATCGTGCCGGTCGTGCTGCTGTCGGGGACGCTGTCGATGCAGGGCATCATCCTCGAGCAGGGGGCGGCGCCGTGGACGTGGTACGTCTTCGACTCGCCGTTCACGTTCGTCGCCTTCCTCGTCTTCTTCACCGCGGCGCTGGCGGAGGGCAACCGCACGCCGTTCGACCTGCCCGAGGCCGAGTCCGAGCTGGTCGCCGGGTTCGCCACCGAGTACAGCGGCATGCGCAGCCTGCTCTTCTTCATGGCGGAGTGGGGCAACCTCTACGTGATCGGCGCGCTCGCGACCACGCTCTTCCTCGGCGGCTGGCAGATCCCGTGGGCGCTCGACGGGCGGCCCGTGCTGCGCAACCTCCTCCAGCTCGGCACCTTCTTCGCGAAGGCCTACACCGTCGGCGTGCTGCTCCCGATCTGGCTGCGCTGGACGCTGCCGCGCGTGCGCGTCGACCAGATGATGGCGATGTGCTGGAAGTACCTCGTGCCGGTGGCGCTCGTGAACCTCGTCGGCACGGCGGTGTGGATGGTCGTCTTCCCCGTCGGCGTGCCCGCCGTGCGCGGCGCGCTGTGCGGGCTCGCCGTCGTGCTGGCGGCCCTCTTCGTCCGCCGCGTCGCGTTCCATCTGCGTCACGCGGGTCTCGGCCGCGCCCACCTCAGCTGGAACCCGCTCGGCACGGCACGGTCGCCGGGATGA
- a CDS encoding NADH-quinone oxidoreductase subunit J, with translation MSTTLAVFYLLAGLTVGSAIAVAVSRHVVYAAFALMSTLLGVAGLFVLLSADFLAVVQLLVYVGGVLVLGLFAIMLTHRIAEAEVSNRAVGRGPAAVVVGLVLAALLRALGQTEWGTAELPPPAPTTYAVGMAFLGDYALPFEVASLVLLLALVGAVVVSRKELGR, from the coding sequence GTGTCGACGACGCTCGCCGTCTTCTATCTGCTCGCCGGGCTCACCGTCGGCTCCGCGATCGCCGTCGCGGTGAGCCGGCACGTCGTCTACGCCGCGTTCGCGCTCATGAGCACCCTGCTCGGCGTCGCGGGCCTCTTCGTCCTCCTGTCGGCGGACTTTCTCGCCGTCGTGCAGCTGCTCGTCTACGTCGGCGGCGTCCTCGTGCTCGGCCTGTTCGCGATCATGCTGACGCACCGGATCGCGGAGGCGGAGGTCTCGAACCGCGCCGTGGGCCGCGGCCCGGCGGCGGTCGTCGTCGGGCTCGTGCTGGCGGCGCTGCTGCGCGCGCTGGGGCAGACGGAGTGGGGGACGGCCGAGCTGCCGCCGCCGGCCCCGACCACCTACGCCGTCGGCATGGCGTTCCTCGGCGACTACGCGCTGCCCTTCGAGGTGGCGTCGCTCGTCCTGCTGCTCGCCCTCGTCGGCGCGGTGGTCGTGTCGCGCAAGGAGCTCGGCCGGTGA
- a CDS encoding NADH-quinone oxidoreductase subunit C — protein MLDAAGVHARLRDRFGEAIGPLTGSGRDAWQRVDAAQIALVCRFAKDDPALAFDCLSCLSGVDWPKREVIEVVYHLYSYRLRHWGVLKVETPRDAPGVPTVSGVWPAAEWPEREVFDLFGVVFDGHPDLRRLLMPEDWPGHPLRKDFVEPEEYHGISTSRASLLRP, from the coding sequence GTGCTCGACGCCGCCGGCGTGCACGCGCGGCTCCGCGATCGCTTCGGCGAGGCGATCGGCCCGCTCACGGGCAGTGGCCGCGACGCCTGGCAGCGGGTCGACGCCGCGCAGATCGCGCTCGTCTGCCGGTTCGCGAAGGATGATCCCGCTCTCGCCTTCGACTGCCTGTCGTGCCTGTCGGGCGTCGACTGGCCGAAGCGCGAGGTGATCGAGGTCGTCTACCACCTCTACTCGTACCGGCTGCGGCACTGGGGCGTGCTGAAGGTGGAGACGCCGCGCGACGCCCCCGGCGTGCCGACGGTGAGCGGCGTCTGGCCGGCGGCGGAGTGGCCCGAGCGCGAGGTCTTCGATCTCTTCGGCGTCGTCTTCGACGGCCATCCCGATCTCCGCCGCCTGCTGATGCCCGAGGACTGGCCCGGGCATCCGCTGCGCAAGGACTTCGTCGAGCCGGAGGAGTACCACGGCATCTCGACCTCGCGCGCGAGCCTGCTCCGACCCTGA
- the nuoB gene encoding NADH-quinone oxidoreductase subunit NuoB yields MSLLNTAPEMAITTRVDDLLNWTRKSSVWYMMFGLACCAIEMMQTGGPRADLERFGMAPRATPRVSDVLIVSGTLTLKMALRTKVLYDQMPAPKYVVSMGSCANCGGLFQLAYSVCDGVDKVIPVDVYVPGCPPRPEALTEGLVKLQAKIQRERWLVRAPETA; encoded by the coding sequence ATGTCGCTCCTCAACACCGCGCCCGAGATGGCGATCACCACGCGGGTCGACGACCTCCTCAACTGGACCCGCAAATCGTCGGTCTGGTACATGATGTTCGGCCTCGCCTGCTGCGCCATCGAGATGATGCAGACCGGCGGGCCGCGCGCCGACCTCGAGCGCTTCGGCATGGCGCCGCGCGCGACGCCGCGCGTCTCCGACGTGCTCATCGTCTCCGGCACGCTGACGCTCAAGATGGCGCTGCGCACGAAGGTGCTCTACGACCAGATGCCGGCGCCGAAGTACGTCGTCTCGATGGGCAGCTGCGCCAACTGCGGCGGGCTCTTCCAGCTCGCCTACTCGGTGTGCGACGGCGTCGACAAGGTGATCCCCGTCGACGTCTACGTGCCCGGCTGCCCGCCGCGGCCGGAGGCGCTCACCGAGGGGCTGGTGAAGCTGCAGGCGAAGATCCAGCGCGAGCGCTGGCTCGTCCGCGCCCCGGAGACGGCCTGA
- a CDS encoding NADH-quinone oxidoreductase subunit D, producing MAGLGGFEVEVQRETPGGVVTEDMTLSMGPQHPSTHGVLRFVVRADGEVMKEAVPDVGYLHRSIEKIAEKVGWHGFLPYTDRVDYVAAMFCNHGWAMAAERLAGITVPPRGEYCRVIADELCRLHSHLLSVGSMAMDLGAFTPFTHAIREREYLNDLFEELCGARLTFHYMRIGGVGWDLPPGWLGRLTHFLGRFEPILDEYDRLISYNKIYAERLADVAVVGAEQAIAWNLVGPNLRGTGFAYDVRRDDPYSVYPELEFDVPVGRGEMGTLGDAFDRYIVRMREMRESCRILRQCVARLPDGPVIAKVPRNFKPPAGECYVRVESARGDMGWYVVSDGTAFPYRCKIRTGSFAAIATIPQVSRDLMIADLVAVIASYDLVAPEIDR from the coding sequence ATGGCGGGGCTCGGAGGCTTCGAGGTCGAGGTGCAGCGGGAGACGCCGGGCGGCGTCGTCACCGAGGACATGACGCTGTCGATGGGCCCGCAGCACCCGTCGACGCACGGCGTGCTGCGCTTCGTCGTGCGTGCCGACGGCGAGGTGATGAAGGAGGCGGTGCCCGACGTCGGCTACCTGCACCGCTCGATCGAGAAGATCGCGGAGAAGGTCGGCTGGCACGGCTTCCTGCCCTACACCGACCGCGTCGACTACGTGGCGGCGATGTTCTGCAACCACGGCTGGGCGATGGCGGCGGAGCGGCTCGCCGGCATCACCGTGCCGCCGCGCGGCGAGTACTGCCGCGTGATCGCCGACGAGCTCTGCCGCCTGCACAGCCATCTCCTCTCCGTCGGCTCGATGGCGATGGACCTGGGCGCGTTCACGCCGTTCACGCACGCCATCCGCGAGCGCGAGTACCTGAACGACCTCTTCGAGGAGCTGTGCGGCGCGCGCCTCACGTTCCACTACATGCGCATCGGCGGCGTGGGATGGGATCTGCCGCCGGGGTGGCTCGGGCGGCTGACGCATTTCCTCGGTCGCTTCGAGCCCATCCTCGACGAGTACGACCGCCTGATCTCGTACAACAAGATCTACGCCGAGCGGCTCGCCGACGTGGCCGTGGTCGGCGCCGAGCAGGCGATCGCGTGGAACCTCGTCGGCCCGAACCTGCGCGGCACCGGCTTCGCCTACGACGTGCGCCGCGACGATCCGTACTCCGTGTACCCGGAGCTGGAGTTCGACGTGCCGGTCGGCCGCGGCGAGATGGGGACGCTCGGCGACGCCTTCGACCGCTACATCGTGCGCATGCGGGAGATGCGCGAGAGCTGCCGCATCCTGCGCCAGTGCGTCGCGCGGCTGCCGGACGGGCCGGTGATCGCGAAGGTGCCGCGCAACTTCAAGCCGCCGGCGGGCGAGTGCTACGTCCGCGTCGAGAGCGCGCGCGGCGACATGGGCTGGTACGTGGTCAGCGACGGCACCGCGTTCCCCTACCGCTGCAAGATCCGCACCGGCTCGTTCGCCGCCATCGCCACCATCCCGCAGGTCAGCCGCGACCTCATGATCGCCGATCTGGTCGCCGTCATCGCCAGCTACGACCTCGTGGCCCCAGAGATCGACCGGTGA
- a CDS encoding iron ABC transporter permease, protein MRRGRGAHLTPRRLLGVLAVLALLVVASIVAATLIGPTSASLARALGPDGAGTPDHLILFRTRLPRVLLGAVVGGALACAGAALQGLLGNPLADPHLLGISAGAAVAGALVLVTGADPVSPVVPLAAFAGALGTMALVFVLARRDGRAAPTTLLLVGVVCNALGAAAIMLVNALASYTQAQGVLFWIMGSLSAQSYVLVGLVAAYALAGVVALGRHAQHLNLMAAGEEGAHALGVDVERVRRTVFVAASLLVAAAVSVSGMINFVGLIVPHLLRLLFGPDLRLLLPASFLGGAVLLVWADTAARTALGANELPVGVVTAFLGGPFFLYLLRRTLRRGSA, encoded by the coding sequence GTGAGGCGCGGTCGTGGCGCCCATCTGACGCCGCGGCGCCTGCTCGGCGTGCTCGCCGTCCTGGCGCTGCTCGTGGTCGCGTCGATCGTGGCGGCGACGCTGATCGGGCCGACGTCGGCGAGCCTCGCACGCGCGCTCGGACCCGACGGCGCGGGGACGCCCGACCATCTGATCCTGTTTCGCACCCGCCTGCCGCGCGTGCTGCTCGGTGCCGTCGTGGGCGGGGCGCTGGCCTGCGCCGGCGCGGCGCTCCAGGGCCTGCTCGGCAACCCGCTCGCCGATCCGCACCTGCTCGGCATCTCGGCCGGGGCGGCGGTCGCCGGCGCCCTGGTGCTGGTGACCGGGGCCGATCCGGTGTCGCCCGTCGTGCCGCTCGCGGCGTTCGCGGGGGCGCTCGGCACGATGGCGCTCGTCTTCGTGCTGGCGCGGCGCGACGGCCGTGCGGCGCCGACGACGCTGCTGCTCGTGGGCGTCGTGTGCAACGCGCTCGGGGCCGCGGCGATCATGCTCGTCAACGCGCTCGCGAGCTACACGCAGGCACAGGGCGTGCTGTTCTGGATCATGGGGTCGCTGTCGGCGCAGAGCTACGTGCTGGTCGGTCTGGTGGCCGCCTACGCGCTGGCCGGCGTCGTCGCGCTCGGCCGGCACGCGCAGCACCTGAACCTCATGGCGGCGGGCGAGGAGGGCGCGCACGCGCTCGGCGTCGACGTCGAGCGGGTGCGGCGCACGGTGTTCGTGGCGGCGTCGCTGCTCGTCGCCGCCGCCGTCTCGGTGAGCGGCATGATCAACTTCGTCGGCCTCATCGTGCCGCATCTCCTGCGCCTGCTGTTCGGGCCGGACCTGCGCCTGCTGCTGCCGGCGTCGTTCCTCGGCGGCGCCGTCCTGCTCGTGTGGGCGGATACGGCGGCGCGCACCGCGCTCGGCGCGAACGAGCTGCCGGTGGGCGTCGTGACGGCCTTCCTCGGCGGCCCGTTCTTCCTCTACCTCCTGCGCCGCACCTTGCGCCGGGGGAGCGCGTGA
- the ndhC gene encoding NADH-quinone oxidoreductase subunit A, with translation MHFDFANVLVFVGLGVGLCALMLALGSLLRPSAPSPGKLATYECGEPPSGPAWINFNIRFYLIALVFVIFDVELAFVYPVAAVFREMVEDGRGVTALVELLFFVGILAVGLAYVWARGDLAWHARRDRVRPAA, from the coding sequence ATGCACTTCGACTTCGCGAACGTGCTCGTGTTCGTCGGGCTGGGCGTCGGGCTCTGCGCGCTGATGCTCGCTCTGGGGTCGCTCCTGCGCCCGAGCGCGCCGTCGCCCGGCAAGCTGGCGACCTACGAGTGCGGCGAGCCGCCGAGCGGGCCGGCGTGGATCAACTTCAACATCCGCTTCTATCTCATCGCGCTGGTGTTCGTGATCTTCGACGTCGAGCTGGCGTTCGTCTATCCGGTCGCCGCCGTGTTCCGCGAGATGGTGGAAGACGGCAGGGGCGTGACCGCGCTCGTCGAGCTCCTGTTCTTCGTCGGCATCCTCGCCGTCGGGCTCGCGTACGTGTGGGCGCGCGGCGATCTCGCCTGGCACGCACGCCGCGATCGGGTGCGTCCCGCCGCCTGA
- the nuoK gene encoding NADH-quinone oxidoreductase subunit NuoK — protein MGEPTLLHFLVVGAILFALGLYCVLTRRNALGMLMGIELILNAANVNWVAFARYRDTGVDGQVFAIFVVMLAAAEAAVGLAIVLGLYQGFETIDVDAADRLRG, from the coding sequence ATCGGCGAGCCGACGCTGCTCCACTTCCTCGTCGTCGGCGCGATCCTCTTCGCGCTCGGGCTCTACTGCGTGCTGACGCGCCGCAACGCGCTCGGCATGCTGATGGGCATCGAGCTCATCCTCAACGCGGCGAACGTCAACTGGGTGGCGTTCGCACGCTACCGCGACACCGGCGTCGACGGGCAGGTGTTCGCGATCTTCGTCGTCATGCTCGCGGCTGCCGAGGCCGCAGTCGGGCTCGCGATCGTCCTCGGGCTCTACCAGGGCTTCGAGACCATCGACGTCGACGCGGCCGATCGGCTCCGAGGCTGA
- a CDS encoding NADH-quinone oxidoreductase subunit I, whose translation MSGRTTMGGVTGWLRNLAEALLTVAEGLAVTASHLVRKPVTLQYPDRLPDGLRVQDTLPFRYRGMLAVDLEICTACLACERACPIDCIVIDAVKDKEAGGLVMSRFDIDMAKCMYCGLCSEPCPTGAIHHTPEFEGADYTLESLVFRFVDAPVRAYRPKKGGERDPVLAPLLERGLRYVDEFASPAATPPPRS comes from the coding sequence ATGAGCGGGCGGACGACCATGGGCGGCGTCACCGGCTGGTTGCGCAATCTCGCGGAGGCGCTCCTCACGGTGGCCGAGGGGCTCGCGGTGACCGCGTCGCACCTCGTGCGCAAGCCCGTGACGCTCCAGTATCCCGACCGTCTGCCCGACGGCCTGCGCGTCCAGGACACGCTGCCGTTCCGCTACCGGGGCATGCTCGCCGTCGATCTCGAGATCTGCACCGCCTGCCTCGCGTGCGAGCGTGCGTGTCCGATCGACTGCATCGTGATCGACGCGGTGAAGGACAAGGAGGCGGGCGGCCTCGTCATGTCGCGTTTCGACATCGACATGGCCAAATGCATGTACTGCGGCCTGTGCAGCGAGCCGTGTCCGACGGGCGCGATCCACCACACCCCGGAGTTCGAAGGGGCGGACTACACCCTGGAGAGCCTCGTCTTCCGCTTCGTCGACGCGCCGGTGCGGGCCTACCGCCCGAAGAAGGGCGGCGAGCGCGATCCGGTCCTGGCCCCGCTCCTCGAGCGCGGGCTGCGCTACGTCGACGAGTTCGCGAGCCCCGCGGCCACGCCGCCGCCGCGGAGCTGA
- a CDS encoding ABC transporter ATP-binding protein — MTRLTADAVHFAHQARPVLRGVSLALEPGAVVGLVGPNGAGKSTLVRLLAGLDRPSAGTVVLGDRPLAAWPRREVARVLALVPQDPRLEFPFTVLEAVLMGRTPYLGPFGFPGPHDLAVARAALAALEIDALEVRPIDALSGGERQRVFLARALAQEPQVLLLDEPTTHLDLRHQSLLHAVVRARCRRDGMAALTVLHDLNLAAAFCDHLVLLADGRVVCAGPPAAVLAPDVLEAVFATPVLVETHGPSGRRIVVPRLDAPAG, encoded by the coding sequence GTGACCCGGCTCACGGCCGACGCGGTCCACTTCGCGCACCAGGCGCGCCCGGTGCTGCGCGGCGTGTCGCTGGCCCTCGAGCCGGGCGCCGTCGTCGGCCTCGTCGGTCCGAACGGGGCCGGCAAGTCGACGTTGGTCCGCCTGCTCGCCGGCCTCGATCGCCCGTCGGCGGGGACGGTCGTGCTCGGCGACCGCCCGCTCGCCGCGTGGCCGCGCCGCGAGGTGGCGCGGGTGCTCGCGCTGGTGCCGCAGGACCCGCGGCTCGAGTTCCCGTTCACGGTGCTCGAGGCGGTGCTGATGGGGCGTACGCCGTACCTCGGCCCGTTCGGGTTCCCCGGCCCGCACGACCTCGCCGTGGCGCGGGCGGCGCTCGCCGCGCTGGAGATAGACGCCCTCGAGGTGCGGCCCATCGACGCGCTCTCGGGCGGCGAGCGCCAGCGCGTCTTCCTGGCGCGGGCGCTCGCGCAGGAGCCGCAGGTCCTGCTCCTCGACGAGCCGACCACGCACCTGGACCTGCGCCACCAGAGCCTGCTGCACGCGGTGGTGCGCGCCCGCTGCCGGCGCGACGGGATGGCGGCGCTCACCGTCCTGCACGACCTCAACCTGGCGGCCGCCTTCTGCGACCATCTCGTGCTGCTCGCCGACGGGCGCGTCGTGTGTGCCGGGCCGCCGGCGGCGGTGCTGGCGCCGGACGTGCTCGAGGCCGTGTTCGCGACTCCGGTCCTGGTCGAGACGCACGGTCCGAGCGGGCGCCGGATCGTGGTGCCGCGGCTGGACGCGCCGGCCGGTTGA
- a CDS encoding ABC transporter substrate-binding protein, translating to MLRLLGAAAFAVVLAACAPPPAARGDGARIVSLAPSVTEILFGLDAGARLVGVCGHCNFPPAVERLPRVGGYLSPSVEAVIAVAPGLVIAVPSPGNREAVRAIERAGIPVLVVGDRTLADLRAAIRAIAAAIGEPARGEALVARIDGELDAVRRRVAGLPMQGVLLVVGHRPLIVAGGGTLQDELLRVAGATNVAADVGQAFPQIATEVVVARAPDVILDAAMGTEEGGRDLFAPLTTVPAVANGRVVRIAPDALFRAGPRVGEAAAALATAIHPGAPG from the coding sequence GTGCTCCGGCTCCTCGGCGCGGCGGCGTTCGCGGTCGTGTTGGCCGCGTGTGCGCCGCCGCCGGCGGCGCGGGGCGACGGTGCGCGCATCGTCTCGCTCGCGCCGTCGGTGACCGAGATCCTCTTCGGGCTCGACGCCGGCGCGCGTCTCGTGGGCGTCTGCGGACACTGCAACTTTCCGCCGGCGGTCGAACGCCTGCCGCGTGTGGGCGGCTATCTGTCGCCGAGCGTCGAGGCGGTGATCGCGGTCGCGCCCGGGCTCGTCATCGCCGTGCCGTCGCCCGGGAACCGCGAGGCGGTGCGCGCCATCGAGCGCGCCGGCATCCCGGTGCTGGTCGTCGGCGACCGCACGCTCGCCGACCTGCGGGCGGCGATCCGCGCCATCGCCGCCGCGATCGGCGAGCCGGCGCGCGGCGAGGCCCTGGTCGCGCGCATCGACGGCGAGCTCGACGCCGTCCGCCGGCGCGTCGCCGGCCTGCCCATGCAGGGCGTACTGCTCGTCGTGGGGCATCGGCCGCTCATCGTCGCGGGCGGCGGGACGCTCCAGGACGAGCTGCTGCGTGTCGCCGGCGCGACCAACGTCGCGGCCGACGTCGGCCAGGCGTTTCCGCAGATCGCTACGGAGGTGGTCGTCGCGCGTGCGCCGGACGTCATCCTCGACGCCGCGATGGGCACGGAGGAGGGCGGCCGCGACCTGTTCGCACCGCTCACGACCGTACCCGCGGTGGCGAACGGCCGCGTCGTACGGATCGCCCCGGACGCGCTGTTCCGCGCCGGGCCGCGCGTGGGCGAGGCGGCCGCGGCGCTGGCGACGGCGATCCATCCCGGAGCCCCGGGGTGA
- a CDS encoding ABC transporter substrate-binding protein, with protein MGRGRSGHAAGLLGMLATVAVAAGSGPQSTVEKLNAGMQQTLAKAESLGYQGRYDALAPLLASTFDLGLMAEKSLGRYWAPLSDADKARWKTTFADFMTATYAANLDHAGGQTFTILGEEPSSHGTVLVRTRIDEPGKDPVELAYRLQETDGTWRIADVFYRGTVSELALRRSDYSAALARGDLDALVATLRGKIADLAAGRGERQRPQ; from the coding sequence ATGGGGAGAGGACGCTCCGGCCACGCCGCCGGCCTCCTGGGAATGCTGGCGACGGTCGCCGTCGCCGCCGGCTCGGGGCCCCAGTCGACGGTCGAGAAGCTCAACGCGGGCATGCAGCAGACGCTCGCGAAGGCCGAGAGCCTCGGCTACCAGGGGCGCTACGACGCGCTCGCCCCGCTGCTCGCGAGCACGTTCGACCTCGGCCTCATGGCCGAGAAGTCGCTCGGCAGGTACTGGGCCCCGCTGTCCGACGCCGACAAGGCGCGCTGGAAGACCACCTTCGCCGACTTCATGACGGCCACGTACGCCGCGAACCTCGACCACGCCGGCGGCCAGACGTTCACGATCCTCGGCGAGGAGCCGAGCAGCCACGGCACGGTCCTCGTCCGCACCCGCATCGACGAGCCGGGGAAGGACCCGGTCGAGCTGGCCTACCGGCTCCAGGAGACCGACGGGACGTGGCGCATCGCCGACGTCTTCTACCGCGGCACCGTGAGCGAGCTGGCGCTGCGCCGGTCGGACTACTCGGCGGCGCTCGCGCGCGGCGACCTCGACGCCCTAGTAGCGACTCTGCGGGGCAAGATCGCGGATCTCGCCGCGGGCCGGGGCGAACGTCAGCGCCCCCAGTAG